ATAAAAATTAATTAATGCAGACTGATGCCAATATCAGTGACTATTCTCATACGTATGAATCATGAATTGATGGTCACGTTAAGGAATGAGTTCTTTACAGAGagtgaggtggctcttaaaagagccgttgtggTGTCAGTAGGAGCAGACTTCTCAAGCTCGCTCCCCGCGGATGCggcgggccagctggatgtctttgggcatgatggtgaccctcttggcgtggatggcgcacaggttggtgtcctcgaacaggcccaccaggtaagcctcgctggactcctgcagagccataacggcggagctctggaagcgcaggtcggtcttgaagtcctgagcgatctctctcaccagacgctggaagggcagcttgcggatcagcagctccgtggacttCTGGTAGCGACGGATCTCCCTCAGGGCCACGGTACCGGGCCTGTACCGGTGAGGCTTCTTCACGCCGCCGGTGGCCGGGGCGCTCTTGCGGGCGGCCTTGgtggccagctgcttcctgggggctTTGCCTCCGGTGGACTTACGGGCGGTCTGCTTGGTTCGTGCCATGATCGACTGGTATCTCTGCTCGGAAGAAGTGTGCAGGTCGGGAGGAGACGCGCTGCTATTTAAGCGGGGACCGGCTGTGGAGCGGGGACGCAGCTTCAGACCTCggctcctgattggtggaggactcctcccggagctcagccgcgcctccaCAGGAGAGTCTGCGatgctcattggtggaaaactatttcaaactgtccgccGAATCTCAGAGCTCCCGCCCTCGGTGCTCGTGCCTGGAGCCGCCCGGCTCGCTCCACGGACACGTGCATTGTTTGCTGGTGCACCttatttctgactttttttaactttatttttaatttaaattcctcttgcacCACGTTGTCTTGTAATCATTGTCTTATAAAATATTTCTTATCAACCTACATCTAATATAAAACTTTTTTCATGGACTACTGGGATGTATgattgtatgtgtatgtgatgTTTTGTACTAGTGTGTCTCTCGTGAGCAACTAGTCAGTATAATTTGTGGTGATTGTGTACTTTACAGTTTTGTGCTACCACTATAAGTTTAATCATGGGCCCCCACCTATAAGCTTTCTTTAGCTTCTTTGGGGGACCCATTCACCTTGCCCAATTAATCTTGTACCTCCCCAGCTGTGTTATGTTTCAAGTGGtattgtgtgaataaataaaattcattcattcattctctgattcaaattccttgtatgtctgatataatttggtaataaatgttcctgattcctgataatatAAACCATATAGTTTGAGATTAAATTCCTCTCTACTGCCAGTCACTGACTTGAGCTTATTTGAATTTACGTTAAATAGACTGTTTACAGCAGATGGAACAAAGCTGACGCCAAGCAGAGCTGATTGGCTGTTGCCCTGCGGACACGTAGtaactattcactgtgtaacgtcattaactactattcactgtgtaacgtcattaactactattcactgtgtaacgtcattaactactatttgctgtgtaacgtcattaactactattcactgtgtaacatcattaactactattcactgtgtaacgtcattaactactattcactgtgtaacatcattaactactattcactgtgtaacatcattaactactattcactgtgtaacatcattaactactattcactgtgtaacgtcattaactactattcactgtgtaacatcattaactactattcactgtgtaacatcattaactactattcactgtgtaacatcattaactactattcactgtgtaacgtcattaactactattcactgtgtaacgtcattaactactattcactgtgtaacgtcattaactactattcaccgtgtaacatcattaactactattcactgtgtaacgtcattaactactattcactgtgtaacatcattaactactattcactgtgtaacatcattaactactattcactgtgtaacatcattaactactattcactgtgtaacatcattaactactattcactgtgtaacgtcattaactactattcactgtgtaacatcattaactactattcactgtgtaacatcattaactactattcactgtgtaacatcattaactactattcactgtgtaacgtcattaactactattcactgtgtaacgtcattaactactattcactgtgtaacgtcattaactactattcaccgtgtaacatcattaactactattcactgtgtaacgtcattaactactattcactgtgtaacatcattaactactattcactgtgtaacgtcattaactactattcactgtgtaacgtcattaactactattcactgtgtaacatcattaactactattcactgtgtaacgtcattaactactatttgcTGTGTAATATCATTAACTACTGTTTgatgtgtaacgtcattaactactattcaccgtgtaacgtcattaactactattcactgtgtaacgtcattaactactattcactgtgtaacgtcattaactactattcactgtgtaacatcattaactactattcactgtgtaatatcattaactactatttactgtgtaacatcattaactactattcgctgtgtaacgtcattaactactatttactgtgtaacgtcattaactactattcactgtgtaacgtcattaactactattcgctgtgtaacgtcattaactactattcactgtgtaacgtcattaactactattcactgtgtaacgtcattaactactattcactgtgtaacgtcattaactactattcaccgtgtaacatcattaactactattcactgtgtaacgtcattaactactattcactgtgtaacgtcattaactactattcactgtgtaacatcattaactactattcactgtgtaacatcattaactactattcactgtgtaacgtcattaactactattcactgtgtaacgtcattaactactattcaccgtgtaacatcattaactactattcactgtgtatcgtcattaactactattcactgtgtaacgtcattaactactattcaccgtgtaacatcattaactactattcactgtgtaacgtcattaactactattcactgtgtaacgtcattaactactattcactgtgtaacatcattaactactattcactgtgtaacatcattaactactattcactgtgtaacgtcattaactactattcactgtgtaacgtcattaactactattcaccgtgtaacatcattaactactattcactgtgtaacatcattaactactattcactgtgtaacgtcattaactactattcactgtgtaacgtcattaactactattcaccgtgtaacatcattaactactattcactgtgtatcgtcattaactactattcactgtgtaacgtcattaactactattcaccgtgtaacatcattaactaatattcactgtgtaacgtcattaaatCACAGATTACAACGGTCCCAACGTCTCGTTGCCATCTGTAAAGATAATCTTATTTATAAGagaatttttattttgaaaaatgaactgttcaaaggaaaaggtcagtcaaagagaatccacatgcaaacacctatTTACCCGATCAAGTGCAACAAAGACTGAATGTGCGGACGGGAACAGAATCTTCTTCCCAGCAACAGGTTGTtcagccaaaggaaagcgctgatGGACCATCTGTTAGAGCTCAGGATATGACTCCTCTAACACAACCTGGATATAATGATCATAATCAAGGTGATATCTATCACATCATTCAGAAGCAAAGTGACATAACCACTCTTCTAGCTCAACACAATCTCTCTTCTACTTTACCACCAAGAGACATTCCCGTTTATGATGGGGATCCCTTGCAATATGGAGTTTTCATCAGGGCATTCGAGAgaggagtggaaagaaagaCTGATGACTACAGCGACTGCCTGCATTTCCTAGAGCAATATACCAGAGGGTATCCAAAGGATTTAGTCCACAGCCGTCAACATTTGTCTTCGGCTGAGGGctataaaagagcaaaagagctgcttaaagaacattttggtaGAGAACATAAGTTTGCTACAGCATACATGGACAAAGCATTTGCCTGGCCAGCGATCAAGCCAGAGGACGTGAAAGCATTGCGAGCGTTTACATTATTCCTGAGAGGTTGTTGCAATGCAATGGAACAGCTCACCTATATGGAGGAGTTGAACGTCGCTTCCAGTATGAAGACCGTTCTTCTGAAACTGCCTTACAAgctcagagacaagtggaggaaTAGGGCATGTCAGCTCCAGGAACAACATGGACGTCAAGCTAGTTTCTCTGACTTGGTAGACTTCATGGAGAGACAAGTGAAGATATTGTCGGATCCACTTTTTGGGAACATCCAGGATGTCACAGCAAGAGAGAGGCCGAGACCAAGAGGAAGCAGTTTTGCAACTACTGCAACACCTGTGGAAATGCCAATACAggaaaaaatgacaagtggaatgaaaaatgtatccgtCACTAACCCTCAaaattcctgtttgttctgtgagAGAGATGGTCACACATTGGTGCGGTGTCCACAGACCAGGAAAAAGATGCACAGGGAAAAAATTGACTTCTTAAAGAAAAGGGGAgtctgttttggctgtttgaagGTAGGACACATGAGCAAAGACTGCGATAGTTGTTTGACTTGTGACATCTGCAACAAAAATCAT
The DNA window shown above is from Gasterosteus aculeatus chromosome X, fGasAcu3.hap1.1, whole genome shotgun sequence and carries:
- the LOC144383675 gene encoding histone H3-like; its protein translation is MSIADSPVEARLSSGRSPPPIRSRGLKLRPRSTAGPRLNSSASPPDLHTSSEQRYQSIMARTKQTARKSTGGKAPRKQLATKAARKSAPATGGVKKPHRYRPGTVALREIRRYQKSTELLIRKLPFQRLVREIAQDFKTDLRFQSSAVMALQESSEAYLVGLFEDTNLCAIHAKRVTIMPKDIQLARRIRGERA